A stretch of the Psychroserpens sp. Hel_I_66 genome encodes the following:
- the gltB gene encoding glutamate synthase large subunit, which yields MLKKQGLYLPEFEHDNCGAGFICSLTGKRSNDIIHKALEILVKLEHRGAVSSDGVTGDGAGILIDIPHKFFKIFCEFDLPEAGAYAVSNVFLPRKENQRQFCIDVFEKEIENQGLKLIGWRDVPVNSDVLGEIAKVTEPFVKQIFIGKESDKQTEREFNLKLFAARKIAEHAIYDSKLSESKFFYLPSLSTKIIIFKGLLMPEHINEYYLDLFNSALVTRLALVHQRFSTNTFPTWDLAQPFRYICHNGEINTLRGNVSRMFSREEIMKSPLFGDDIKKIIPTILKGKSDSATLDMVVELLLMTGRSLPEAMMMLVPEAWEKNPNMSDAKKAFYEYNSCLMEPWDGPASIPFTDGNYIGAVLDRNGLRPSRYTVTKKGNVIMSSETGVVDIKPENVEYHGRLEPGKMFLVNMNEGRIVNDEEIKEEIAAKHPYREWLDKNLVHLRDLSAKKGPIKYDEIELKKREIIFGYTQEDLNTIIRPMAQLGKEPIGSMGSDAPIAILSERPQLVYNYFKQLFAQVTNPPLDGIREELITDISLTLGSDVNLFDINAEHCKKLKIQNPVISKHDLDKIRNYDTNPDFKVESISMLYEVNRGLNELEVALENLVSKASKAIDDGANIIILSDRYVDENHAPIPALLACSYVNHALHKLEKRSKISLIIESAEPREVHHFALLFGYGASAVNPYIVNEIVQEQINNKDVTDLEYLTAIKNYNKAIGKGILKVMNKIGISTLNSYRGSQLFECIGINTATVEKYFPNTPTRIQGIGLREIDQEIVKRHKKAFQPNDTNVDIEIGGDYRWRRGQEKHMFNPLTVAKLQESVRTNKASTFKEYSDLVNNQSKNLMTIRGMFEFDQFDPIPIDEVEPWTEIVKRFKTGAMSYGSISKEAHENLAVAMNRIGGKSNSGEGGEDQERFYKTSQGDWKNSAIKQVASGRFGVTSNYLTSANEIQIKIAQGAKPGEGGQLPGPKVNREIAKTRNSTPYVGLISPPPHHDIYSIEDLSQLIYDVKSANRSARINVKLVSEIGVGTVAAGVAKAKADVILVSGFDGGTGASPLTSLRHAGLPWELGIAEAQQTLVMNDLRNRVVLECDGQLKTGRDVAIACLLGAEEFGFATAPLVASGCIMMRVCHLNTCPVGIATQNPELRKKFKGKPEHVVNYMYFVAQELREIMAKLGFRTINEMVGQSQKLNRNKAIDHYKSSGIDLSPILHKVEVADHVKLYNTYCQDHNLNVHLDFKIIKQAHQALFRRQKTHLEMPITNVDRAVGAIVSNEISKIYGADGLPDDTIDIEFSGSAGQSFGAFATKGLKFTVHGNTNDYLGKGLSGAKIIIKVPEKCTIVPEDNIITGNVTLYGATSGEVYINGKAGERFCVRNSGAKAVVEGIGDHGCEYMTGGVAVILGEVGRNFGAGMSGGIAYVLDEKGMFKQNCNSEDLNIDPVSSIEDQLQLEQLIENHFIATGSPLARRILDDWKNYLPKFKKVLPEEYRQALVRLENEELELV from the coding sequence ATGCTGAAGAAACAAGGCCTTTATTTACCAGAATTTGAACATGATAATTGTGGTGCAGGATTTATATGTAGTTTGACTGGAAAACGTTCTAATGACATTATCCATAAAGCACTTGAGATTTTAGTAAAATTAGAACATCGAGGTGCTGTGAGTTCAGATGGTGTAACGGGAGATGGAGCAGGAATTTTAATTGATATTCCACATAAATTTTTTAAGATCTTTTGTGAATTTGATTTGCCAGAAGCTGGAGCATACGCAGTAAGTAATGTGTTCTTGCCAAGAAAGGAAAACCAACGTCAATTTTGTATTGATGTTTTTGAAAAAGAAATAGAAAATCAAGGCCTTAAATTGATAGGTTGGAGAGATGTACCGGTTAACAGTGACGTATTAGGCGAAATTGCAAAGGTAACAGAGCCTTTTGTAAAACAAATCTTTATAGGAAAAGAAAGCGATAAGCAAACCGAAAGAGAATTCAACCTAAAACTATTTGCTGCCAGAAAAATTGCAGAACATGCCATTTACGATTCAAAATTATCAGAATCTAAATTCTTTTACCTCCCAAGTTTATCAACAAAAATCATAATTTTTAAAGGCTTATTAATGCCAGAGCACATCAATGAGTATTATCTCGATTTGTTCAATTCAGCATTAGTTACGCGTTTAGCTTTAGTGCATCAACGGTTCTCCACCAATACCTTTCCAACTTGGGATTTAGCACAGCCCTTTAGATATATTTGTCATAATGGAGAAATAAACACATTGCGTGGTAACGTTTCACGTATGTTTTCACGTGAGGAAATCATGAAAAGTCCATTGTTTGGCGACGATATTAAAAAAATTATCCCAACCATCTTAAAAGGAAAATCAGATTCTGCAACCTTAGATATGGTGGTCGAGTTGTTATTAATGACAGGTCGTTCTTTGCCAGAAGCCATGATGATGTTGGTGCCAGAAGCCTGGGAGAAAAACCCAAATATGTCTGATGCTAAAAAAGCATTTTACGAATATAATTCTTGCTTGATGGAACCTTGGGATGGTCCAGCTTCCATACCATTTACAGATGGAAATTATATAGGAGCAGTTTTAGATCGAAACGGTTTGCGTCCATCACGCTACACAGTCACCAAAAAAGGTAATGTTATTATGTCTTCGGAAACTGGAGTTGTTGACATCAAGCCAGAAAACGTAGAATATCACGGTCGTTTAGAGCCAGGAAAAATGTTTCTGGTAAACATGAATGAAGGTAGAATTGTAAATGACGAAGAAATTAAAGAAGAAATCGCTGCCAAACATCCTTACAGAGAATGGTTAGATAAAAATCTAGTGCATCTGCGAGATCTTTCAGCAAAAAAAGGTCCAATTAAGTATGATGAAATAGAACTTAAAAAACGTGAAATTATTTTTGGTTACACTCAAGAAGATTTGAATACCATCATTCGCCCTATGGCACAATTAGGAAAAGAGCCCATAGGATCTATGGGGAGCGATGCGCCAATTGCCATTTTATCAGAAAGGCCACAACTGGTTTACAATTATTTTAAACAGCTGTTTGCGCAAGTTACCAATCCACCTTTAGACGGAATTCGTGAAGAGTTAATTACAGATATTAGTCTCACTCTCGGTAGTGATGTAAATCTATTTGATATTAATGCAGAACACTGCAAAAAGCTAAAAATTCAAAATCCGGTCATCTCAAAACATGACTTGGATAAAATTAGAAATTACGATACCAATCCAGATTTTAAAGTTGAATCTATTTCAATGCTCTATGAAGTAAATCGTGGGTTGAACGAACTTGAGGTTGCTCTGGAAAATTTGGTCTCTAAAGCATCTAAGGCGATAGATGATGGTGCAAACATCATCATTTTGTCAGATAGATATGTAGATGAAAATCACGCTCCAATTCCTGCACTATTAGCATGCTCTTATGTGAACCATGCACTTCATAAATTAGAAAAGCGTTCAAAAATTAGTCTAATCATTGAATCTGCAGAACCTCGCGAAGTGCACCATTTTGCTCTGCTTTTTGGTTATGGGGCAAGTGCTGTAAACCCATATATCGTAAATGAGATTGTGCAAGAGCAAATCAATAATAAGGATGTTACTGATTTAGAATATCTAACAGCGATCAAAAATTATAATAAGGCGATAGGAAAAGGGATTTTGAAAGTGATGAACAAAATCGGGATTTCAACCTTAAATTCTTATCGTGGATCACAATTGTTTGAGTGTATTGGAATTAATACTGCAACTGTTGAAAAATATTTTCCGAACACACCAACAAGAATTCAAGGCATTGGTTTAAGAGAGATAGATCAAGAAATTGTAAAACGTCATAAAAAGGCATTTCAGCCAAATGATACTAATGTTGATATCGAAATTGGAGGCGATTATAGATGGAGACGCGGACAAGAAAAACACATGTTCAATCCATTGACTGTTGCAAAACTTCAAGAATCTGTGCGTACAAATAAAGCATCTACTTTTAAGGAATATTCAGATTTAGTAAACAACCAATCTAAAAACCTAATGACCATTAGAGGGATGTTTGAATTTGATCAATTTGATCCAATTCCCATAGATGAGGTTGAACCTTGGACAGAAATTGTAAAACGCTTCAAAACAGGTGCAATGTCTTACGGTTCTATCAGTAAAGAAGCGCACGAAAATCTTGCTGTTGCCATGAATAGAATTGGAGGAAAGTCAAACTCTGGCGAAGGTGGAGAAGACCAAGAGCGCTTTTATAAAACCTCTCAAGGCGACTGGAAAAACTCTGCAATAAAGCAAGTAGCATCAGGTCGGTTTGGTGTAACGTCAAATTATTTGACAAGCGCAAATGAAATTCAAATAAAAATAGCACAGGGCGCAAAACCTGGAGAAGGTGGACAATTACCTGGGCCAAAAGTGAACCGTGAGATTGCTAAAACCAGGAACTCGACGCCTTACGTAGGATTGATCTCACCACCACCACATCACGATATTTATTCTATTGAAGATTTATCACAATTGATTTATGATGTAAAATCAGCAAACAGGTCTGCCAGAATTAATGTAAAATTAGTATCCGAAATTGGTGTGGGTACAGTCGCAGCAGGAGTTGCCAAAGCAAAAGCAGATGTGATTTTGGTATCTGGTTTTGATGGAGGTACAGGTGCGTCACCATTAACATCATTGCGTCACGCTGGATTACCTTGGGAACTTGGTATTGCTGAGGCTCAGCAAACATTGGTAATGAATGATCTTAGAAATCGGGTGGTTTTAGAATGCGACGGACAATTAAAAACAGGTCGAGATGTAGCCATTGCCTGTTTATTGGGAGCTGAAGAATTTGGTTTTGCGACAGCGCCATTAGTAGCCTCTGGTTGCATTATGATGCGTGTGTGTCATTTAAATACCTGTCCAGTTGGTATTGCAACTCAAAATCCAGAATTACGTAAAAAATTTAAAGGAAAACCAGAGCATGTGGTGAATTACATGTATTTCGTTGCACAAGAATTACGTGAAATTATGGCGAAACTTGGGTTTAGAACCATCAATGAAATGGTTGGTCAATCTCAAAAATTAAACAGAAATAAAGCCATTGATCATTACAAATCTTCTGGGATTGATTTATCACCAATTCTGCATAAAGTTGAGGTGGCAGATCACGTGAAATTATACAACACGTACTGCCAAGATCATAACCTTAATGTTCATTTAGATTTCAAGATTATCAAGCAAGCACATCAGGCGTTATTCCGAAGACAAAAAACACATTTAGAGATGCCAATCACTAATGTAGATCGTGCTGTTGGAGCGATTGTGAGTAACGAAATTTCCAAGATTTACGGTGCAGATGGTTTGCCAGATGATACGATTGATATTGAATTTAGTGGGTCTGCGGGACAAAGTTTTGGAGCATTTGCCACCAAAGGATTAAAGTTTACAGTTCATGGGAACACTAACGATTACCTCGGAAAAGGTCTCTCGGGAGCGAAAATAATTATAAAAGTACCAGAAAAATGTACCATCGTACCTGAGGATAATATCATCACAGGAAACGTAACTTTATACGGTGCAACTTCTGGAGAAGTGTACATAAATGGAAAAGCAGGAGAGCGTTTTTGCGTTAGAAATTCTGGTGCAAAAGCAGTTGTTGAAGGTATTGGAGATCATGGTTGTGAATATATGACAGGTGGTGTTGCAGTGATTCTTGGTGAAGTAGGACGAAATTTTGGAGCTGGAATGAGTGGTGGAATTGCCTATGTTTTAGATGAAAAAGGGATGTTCAAACAAAATTGTAATTCAGAAGATCTAAATATTGACCCTGTTTCAAGCATAGAAGATCAATTACAGTTAGAACAACTTATAGAAAATCATTTTATAGCGACCGGAAGTCCTTTGGCAAGGCGCATTTTGGATGACTGGAAAAATTACCTTCCGAAGTTTAAAAAAGTATTGCCAGAAGAATATAGACAGGCTTTAGTGAGATTGGAAAATGAAGAATTAGAATTAGTGTAG